The Oreochromis niloticus isolate F11D_XX linkage group LG4, O_niloticus_UMD_NMBU, whole genome shotgun sequence DNA segment aataaagagGAGAGGCTGAAAATACTTGGTGACTCAAAATATGAGTCTTAATTTTTCGTTCTAGAAGATCTTATTCTGAAAGGTTGTTTGACGTCTGAACATTAACGAAAAAACTGGGCCACAACGGGCACTGTGGAGATTCCCAGCTAACATGTTGGCTGTCAAGTCTAAACGAAGCCCAGGCTAAATGGCATTTAAGCAGCTGCATTTATGTTAACAAAGAAAATTATCTATTTCTCATAGTTTCAAAAAGAATGTTTTCCTAAGTAAAATTAGAGGTCATAAAAAGCTACAGGCTCATTGACGCCActcaaaaataaagagaaacagaaatacCGCTCGTACGACAAATGgcgaattttatttatttattttaattacaacAATCaacgtttttgttgtttgttttttgggatttaaaaacaataaataaatataattttactGGAGTAcaagtggaaaggaaaaacaaaagttccTTTTCCTCTCTTTCATCCGGAATATTTTCCAGCGCACCAAACCACCGGAAGTTTAAGCTTCGTAGCGTTCATGTGGGTCCGTGTTAACAACAAAGTGTGTTGACTTTCTTCTACCGTTTGAGTAATTTTATACGTAAACTTTAGGTTAAAACATGTCCGACAACGAAGATAAGTAAGTAATGATGACACTTTAATGAAATTCATATTAAAATGCTTGTTTCTTTATTATAAGTTGGCGCGAACTAACATTGTAGCTAACGCGGTTAGCCACACTGCTAACTGCTTTGTATAAACTCATTGACAATTTGCTGTCTTTAGAATCCATTTattgtctttaaaaacaaaactttgtgTCAAATTTGCAGCTTCGATGATGGAGATTTTGATGATGCCGAGGAGGATGAGGGATTAGATGATCTCGAAAACGTGGAAGACGTAAGTTGATGACTCTCTTAACTGGACAGCACAGACACTGCTTTGCTTTTGTTGTTTGtcgtcagttttatttttagcacTACTGATTGCCTTTGTATCATGTTTATTGTTGGTTGTTTTCTGGTGAACAGGATGACCAGGAGAACGTGCAGATCCTGCCCGCGGGAGAGGGCCAACAGGCAAACCAGAAGAGGATCACAACTCCGTACATGACCAAATACGAGAGGGCCAGAGTGCTGGGGACACGAGCCCTCCAGATAGCGTGAGTGTTTCTTCATCGTCATTTACAGCTTCCACATGTAAATGAAATTTGTCCTCCCGCAACAGACAAGACAATAACCTATCTTTAAGAATaagtcttaaaaaataattaatagagaatatgaaaaaaaacaagacacattgaaaactgagcagggcaAAACAGTGCAAGCGCAACCACTGACGTATGGAGTTCACCAATCCTCCAGCCTCTGGGAAGAAGCTGCATTTGAGCCTTGTGACCTATGGCCTTGGTACTCTGCTGGGTGGGTGGGTTCCCTCATGATCCAAGGCACTACTACTGCACCTGCTGAGACAAATGTCCTCAATGGAAGGGAGAGGAGATGAGGTTGCTGCACAGCTGACATTACTTTCTGCAGTAACTTCCTGTCAGCAGTAGACCACTTCCTGTTCAAGGTGGTGATAAAGAAAGTAATTGTACTCTCCACCACACACCTGCTGCCAGCACTGGGCTGTTAAGGCAGGCCTGCCTCATGGTTAGGTTTAAGGTTAATCATGCTGGAGGTGTTAACGTTCCACGTCCGACTGATACAGAGGTTATGTTTCCCACACCAGTCTCCCGATCTTCCTGACAACCTGACATAGGAGTTTCCACTTTTGTGTTTATGAGAGCGAAGTGTACAACACTCTGTGTGATGCAGAGCAGTTCTTCCTGTAGGTGTACTGATAAGCAtagtgttgttctttatgttgACAGCTGCTCAAAGCATTTCATAACTATCAGAGTGAGTTGTACGGCACCACAGTCGGTGAGAGTGAGATGTTGAAAATATTCGTCCACACTTTTTTGGTCCTTTTGTCAAGTTTTGTCATAGAATATAGATCTATGCTGAAGAGTAATGTAAAAGAGTACTGCAGTGTAGTACACCGGTATAGTACACTGTGTTACTTTGTCTTTTGTAGGAGCAAAGGTAAGGATCATGAATAATTGAGTGAAGCTGGTGCATTTAATGTCATGTTAATATAAAGTTAATTAGCACCAGAAATATCAGTTTACCTGTGATTAGAGTTCATGTTTTATAGATGATAGTTGGATTCAGGTGAGCACCTTCTGATCTTAACCTTAGGTGTGTACTACAAAGTGAGATTAATGGGTTAGCAAGGTAAGACGAGGCTAAGCGTTTTCAGTGTCACAAAGATGGCTTTTCTTTGACCTGGCCAGATCACCACAGTAAATTATGCTAAACACACAGCCTGGTCAGCAGCATGTTATGGTTAAAGTTTTAGTTTAAAATCATTCAGAAGTGGCacattttcactgatttttttatttccagtaGGCTGTAAATGTGATATAGATTCTCTGCTGAAGTGAGATGTTTTGTAAATGCTACCTGTAGAACTTAAAAATGTCTCTGATGCTCACTTGACCCATTCTGCACTAAAGGAGAGTCAAATATCGTGTCGGACGCCACCTTTCTTATATGTGAACACACAAAGAGCCTGACTTAACAAAAACAGTTCTGTGATGACACCTACCATCTCTGACTGGGGTTTTAGGTTTTGTCAAGCCAGATAGCTAGGTTTTCCCTGCACTatgttgaacttcatttgtagTATATGCCTCTCATTTACCTTCTATAAACCTTTCCAAattaataaaaaagagaaaggaaactCTGCGGCACAAAGTAAAGCACGATCAAAAATGACTTGCTTCCTCTTAAAGCACTTGGACCTGTCACTGATTAACCCAGACTTCCTTAAATACTAACCCTCAATTACCCAAAAGAAGAAGATATGGTGTTTGTAGACTGAGCATTGAAAAAAGGCTCCAACACTGTAATGATGTGGTTTACCTGCTGACTTGTCTCCAACAGGATGTGTGCTCCAGTTATGGTGGAGCTGGAGGGAGAAACAGACCCGTTGCAGATAGCTATGAAAGAACTAAAGTAAGCCATCATTTTCTTTGATGACTTTatgtcatttctctttttatgtGTGAGTGACATTATTTAAAGAGCAGGTGACTGTAACAGTATCTCTGTCTTTTTGTCCTCACcgacaggagcagaaagatccCCATCATCATCCGCAGGTACCTTCCCGATGGGAGTTACGAGGACTGGGGTTGCGACGAGCTCATCATAACTGATTAAACATCTTATGAAGAAGTCTACGCTGACAGATCAGCCTAAGCTGCTTCACAGCCACCATCCTAACTGGTTTGACAGCTACACAAACCCAGTGGAGGAGTGTCCTTCACGCCCACTCCCAGATCCAGTCGCCGTATTTCTCTGGTGactgtatacatgagttgtactGCCTAGGACTACTTAAAGACTCAAAATAGTGCAAAACAAATTATTATGTTGTTTATAGGTCATAATCCTGTGAACTTACTTATTGTTTTCCCCTCTAATTATTTGTTTAGTGTTCATCACAACCCacctcatttttttcttctttcttttatctGGTACACACCGATCTCGTTGTTTTAGCAGCTGCAATGCTTCTAAGAGCCACAAGGGGGAGCTATATCTCAGTCAAACACTTAAGTTTTATAAAAGAATTGTGTATTATGAggtatttgtgtttttgaaaagaggTGATTGTAGTGAAATTACAGTTTTattgttataaataaagatttttgtaTAAAGAGTTTCTGATTTGTTACTTACACTATGAAATGTCAACAGAGGTTTACAATGAGGGTGAAGTTACTCTCTAGGTTCATAACTCATAAGGACTTAGGAATCCTAATGCAACAAGCAGTAATACAGTAATGTGTGCATTTAGACTGGAGCATTTGCAGGAGTGTGATTAGCTGCCTTTATAGTCGATAACAATAAGAATCCTCACTTCTGACAGTGGATGTAGATGTTTACACGGAGAAGGATTGTCACTGTCATGATGCATGGTGTGTGTGGCTCCCCCCGCCCCACTCCATAAACAGAAAGCAGCCAAACAGTCAGTGTATTGTTTTAGGAGAAATGGGTTGTTGCCCGGGCAGAGAGACGGCGAGTGAATGCGGGAAGACGGAGTGAGAAAGTTTGTGAGAAAGCGGATTAACAGATTTGTTGTAGGAGACGGTGTGTGATGATACTGTAGTAAATAGGCGAGTGGATTATAtgttgcttgtgtgtgtgtttgtgtgagctcCGTGACATGTATGTAAAGACAAACTGATTTATAAGTAAAAAAATGCAGCTGGTAACAAAACTGATTAAGAAActcatcttttttcttctgtagCCGACTTGAAGCAAAGGCGTGTCGGTCACTGTGAGCTCTGAGCATCAGCAGGCAGGAGCCAGTTGGCGCTGGCATCAGTAATTATGtgtaaaatgtgtgaaaaactgCTTTAATCTATGAGCCTTTTGATTGGAGGAGACGGCGCCTCGGGGTGATGCTGCGCTTCTTTCATGGGCTGGAGAGGGTGGCTCATGTGATGCTCACCAGCAGCAACCACAGGGAGGCCACTATCAGGTCGCCTTGAAACTCCAGCAGAGGGAATGACTACAATCTCCCGAAACCTTCACTGGATCAGGAACTTCCACCTCCTACGTGATTTGTTTGTCATttgtctgatttgtttttcagtccTTTACAACATGATTTCTCTTATTGCCTTCCTAGATATACGCTGACTGGCCACTGTATTAGGTACACTTGTTCACCTGCTCATTATcacaaatatttaatcagccaatcacatgccaGCAACTCATTACGTTCAGGCTTGTAGACGTGGTGAAGATGACCTGCTGGAGTTCAAACTGAGCTTCAGAATGAGGGTGAAAGGTGAtgtaagtgactttgaatgagGCGTGGTTGTTGGATGTTGGCgtcagacaggctggtctgagtatttcagaaactgttgatctgctgggattttcccacacaccCATCTCTAGGGGAtacagaggagaatggccagacttcTGCAAGCTGATAGGAATGTGgcaaaagctaaaaaaacactTATTAACCAACTAAAGTCTGAATGCACACCAGAAGACCACACctgtgccactcctgtcagcttagaagaggaaactgaggctacaatttgcaCAGCTCACCAAAAGTGTTTCCtgatttctgctgtgatatTCTGATGGGATGATCAGAATTTGttataatacaataaaataaaaagaacatttaaaatAGATGATGTAATG contains these protein-coding regions:
- the polr2f gene encoding DNA-directed RNA polymerases I, II, and III subunit RPABC2, which produces MSDNEDNFDDGDFDDAEEDEGLDDLENVEDDDQENVQILPAGEGQQANQKRITTPYMTKYERARVLGTRALQIAMCAPVMVELEGETDPLQIAMKELKSRKIPIIIRRYLPDGSYEDWGCDELIITD